CGCGGGCGACGAGGTGCTGATCCCGGACCCAGGGTTCGTCTCCTACGACGCGCTGACGAAGCTGACCGGCGGCGAGCCGGTCCCCGTGCCGCTCCGCGACGACCTCACGATCGACCCGGCCGCGATCGAGGCGGCCATCACCGACGACACCGCGGCGTTCGTCGTGAACTCCCCCGGCAACCCCACGGGCGCGGTCTCCTCCGAGGCGGACGTGCGCGAGTTCGCCCGCATCGCCGACGAGCACGACGTGCTCTGTATCTCCGACGAGGTGTACGAGTACACCGTCTTCGACGGCGAACACCGGTCGCCGATCGAGTTCGCCGAGACGGACAACGTCGTGGTCGTCAACTCCGCCTCGAAGCTGTTCTCGATGACCGGCTGGCGGCTCGGCTGGGTGTACGGCTCCGACGAGCGCGTCGAGCGAATGCTGCGCGTCCACCAGTACGCGCAGGCCTGCGCGTCCGCCCCGGCGCAGTACGCCGCGGAGGCCGCGCTGCGCGGCGACCGCGGCGTGGTCGAGGAGATGACCGACTCCTTCCGGCGTCGCCGCGACCTCCTCCTCGACGGCTTCGACGAGATCGGCCTCGACTGTCCGACGCCGCAGGGGGCGTTCTACGCGATGCCCCGCGTCCCTGACGGGTTCGTCGACGAGTGCCTCGACCGCGGCGTGGTCGTCGTCCCCGGCGAGGCGTTCGGCGGGGGCGGGGCCGGCCACGCCCGGATCTCGTACGCGACCGACGAGGAACAGCTCCGAGAGGCCCTCGACGTGATGGGCGAGGCGTACGAGGCGGTCCGCTGACACCGATCCGCCCCGGCCCGCCACGACCCGCCCCGCGTCAGCCATCCCCGTCGCCCAGCAGCCGGAGCGAGCGCTCGTAGTACTCGTCGCCGTACCGGATCATCCTCTCCTCGTTCGCGCCGACGCCCGCGTCCTTCCGCACGTTCCCGTCGATGTACGGGCGCGCGTCGATCGCTCGGAGCAGTTCGACGTACGCCTCGGAGTACGGGTGCGTCTCGCCGTACTCGTCGACCGCCGCCCGCTCGACGATCCGGGCGGCCTCGGCCGAGAGCTCGTCCGCCCCGACCCTGGGACCGACGAGCCTCGCTCGGAGGACCGCCTCCATCCGTTCGGGATCCTCGGCGACCGCCTCCGCGGTCGGCCGGTAGACGGCCTCGTGGAACTGCTCCCGTTCGACCTCGACTCGATACGCGGTGTCTCGATAGACGACGCGGTCGGGGCCGTCGGCGGCGAGCAGTTCGCTGTCGTCGCGGGCCGAGACCGACCGGTACACGTACCCCCCGCGCTCCACTAGCCCGACCGGATATCCGCCCACGTTCCCGCGGGCACGCGCGGCGAAGTGCGCGATCCGGACCCCGCGCCGATCGGCTTCCGGGAGGGGTCCGTTCTCGCCGCCGTCGAGGGCCGATTCGTCCCCGTCGTCGGCCGACTCGTCGCCGTCGCTTTCGAAGAGCCGGAGGACCGGGTAGGTCTCGGCGACCTCGTCGACGACCACCGAGTCGAGCCGGTAGTAGGTCCCGTCTCGGCGCACGTACGCGGGGTCGTCCCCGCTCGCGAGGAACGGCTCGCGGTGCCGGGTCGTGTACACTTCACCCGCCAGCGCGGCGTCGAGCCCCGCCTCGTCCCATCTCTCGGGCGGATCGTCGTGGTCGCGCACGTACCGATCGCGCAGCGATCCCTCGACCCGCGAGAGCGAGAGCCTCAGTTCCGCTCCGTCGCCGTCGCTCGGGTCGTCGTTCTCCGTTCCGAGGCAGCCCGCGACGATGCCGACACCGCTGGCGACCGCGCAAGCGAGGAGGCGACGCCGGGACGGTGCGAGTTCGTCCATACCGGGCGTACCGCGAGAGGGCGGAAAGCCGTTGCCGAAACACAAACGCCCGCTTGCGTGACCGCGAGGGGTCGGGACGCGACGCCGGACGGGTCACCCCGCTGATCGCTCTAGCAGATTACTACAAGTAATTTCGAAGTGATGGAGCGTTTCCGCAAGTTATACTGTCAGCGGCGGAGTACCGAGGCGTAATGGACCGAAACATACAGGTAAGTCGCCTCGACCGGCAAGCGGTCGAGGACCAGGAGGTCGAGATCGTCGAGCGAAAGGGGATCGGTCACCCCGACTCGATCTGCGACGGCGTCGCGGAGTCGGTGTCGCGGGCGCTCTCGCAGCTCTACCTCGACCGCGTCGGCAAGGTGCTCCACTACAACACCGACGAGACGCAGCTTGTCGCCGGCCGCGCGGCCCCCGCGTTCGGCGGCGGCGAGGTCGTCGAACCCATCTACATCCTCATCGTCGGCCGCGCCACGAAGGAGTACGACGGCGAGCAGCTCCCGGTCGACTCGACGGCGCTCGCGGCCGCCCGCGACTACCTCTCCGAGACGATCCCGGAACTGGAGTACGGTACCGACGTCGTCGTCGACGTGAAACTCGGCGAGGGCTCCGGCGACCTCCAGGACGTCTTCGGCGAGGAGACCCAGGAGGTCCCGATGGCCAACGACACCTCCTACGGCGTCGGCCACGCCCCGCTCACCGAGACCGAGACGATCGTCCGCGAGGCCGAGCGCGCGCTCAACGGCCCGTACCACGACGACCACCCGGAGCTCGGTCCCGACGTGAAGATCATGGGCAAACGCGAGGGCGACCGGATCGACATCACCGTCGCCGCCGCGATGGTCGACGCCTACGTCGACGGCCTCGACGAGTATGACGACGCGGTCGCGTCCGTCCGCGAGTACGTCGACGACCTCGCCCGCGGGTACACCGACCGCGAGGTCCACGTCGACGTCAACACCGCCGACGACTACG
This genomic stretch from Halorubrum hochsteinianum harbors:
- a CDS encoding pyridoxal phosphate-dependent aminotransferase, whose product is MTTFSDRVERISISGIREVFEAAGDDAINLGLGQPDFPTPEHARRAAVDAIESGKADAYTENKGTPSLREAIAEKHRADQGIDLDPGNVIATAGGSEALHIALEAHVDAGDEVLIPDPGFVSYDALTKLTGGEPVPVPLRDDLTIDPAAIEAAITDDTAAFVVNSPGNPTGAVSSEADVREFARIADEHDVLCISDEVYEYTVFDGEHRSPIEFAETDNVVVVNSASKLFSMTGWRLGWVYGSDERVERMLRVHQYAQACASAPAQYAAEAALRGDRGVVEEMTDSFRRRRDLLLDGFDEIGLDCPTPQGAFYAMPRVPDGFVDECLDRGVVVVPGEAFGGGGAGHARISYATDEEQLREALDVMGEAYEAVR
- a CDS encoding methionine adenosyltransferase, which codes for MDRNIQVSRLDRQAVEDQEVEIVERKGIGHPDSICDGVAESVSRALSQLYLDRVGKVLHYNTDETQLVAGRAAPAFGGGEVVEPIYILIVGRATKEYDGEQLPVDSTALAAARDYLSETIPELEYGTDVVVDVKLGEGSGDLQDVFGEETQEVPMANDTSYGVGHAPLTETETIVREAERALNGPYHDDHPELGPDVKIMGKREGDRIDITVAAAMVDAYVDGLDEYDDAVASVREYVDDLARGYTDREVHVDVNTADDYDEGSVYLTVTGTSAEQGDDGSVGRGNRANGLITPNRPMSMEATSGKNPVNHIGKIYNLLSTRVAESVTAEVDGIRDLQVRLLSQIGRPIDEPHVADAQIVTEDGVELSDIEADVLAIVDRELADVTDVTRSVIEGDVSTF